The following DNA comes from Patescibacteria group bacterium.
CCTCGACCATTCTTTGGTCGGTCGGTCTCGGCTTTGCACCACTCGCAACACGAGCGGCGCAAGCAGGTGACTTGATCAAGATGGCTGGTAACTCGGCTGTTTACTACCTCGGCAGCGATGGGAAGCGATATGTTTTCCCGAACGATAAGTCTTACTTCACTTGGTACTCGGATTTCTCTGGCGTCGTGACTGTTTCACAGTCCGAACTCCAGTCGTACCAGATCGGTGGCAACGTTACGTACCGAGCCGGTACGCGACTTGTAAAGATCACAACCGACCCAAAGGTTTACGCAGTTGAACCAGGTGGGTTGCTCCGTTGGGTCACAAGCGAGTCCATTGCGATTACGCTTTTTGGTTCAAATTGGGCATCGACGGTTGACGACGTGTCGGACGCGTTCTTCGTGAACTACACAGTCGGTTCTTCCATTAGCTCGAACACCTACCCAACTGGCTCGCTCATTAAGCTTGCTAGTTCCTCCGACGTCTACTACGTGGACGGCTCGTCAAAGCGCATGGTGACTGCGGCAGGCTTCTCAGCCAACAAGCTGAACAGCATGTACGTGCGAACAGCTGACGCGAGCGTATTCAACGCCCTCGGAAGCGGTTCACAAATCACTGGCACTGAGTCCGCCATTTGGAACGTTTCAGGCGGCGCCTCCGGCCCTGTGGTCGGTGGTTCTGGCCTTAGCGTTTCTTTGGCTTCAGACACTCCAGCTTCTACTGTGCAAGCTGATGGTACTGCCTACAATCCAGTGTTAAAGCTGAATTTGACGGCAGCTGCTGATGGTGCCGTAAACCTCACTGGTCTTACGGTTACTCGTCAGGGCCTCTCAGCCGATTCTGACGTTGATGGCGTTGGCTTCTTTGATGCTAACGGCATGCGACATGGTAACTTTGTCAGTTTTGCTGACACAAAGGCTGCCATTTCGTTCTCGAACGACCCAGTTGTCGTTCCTGCTGGTCAGACCGTTGCTGTCTGGGTAAAGACAAACCTCGGTTCGTCAATCTCCAGCGCAACCTACGCAGTTTCCGTTGTAAGTTCTTCCGATGTGAAGACAACTGCAGCGGTGAGCGGTTCGTTCCCAATCGTTGGTAACGGCTTCTCAGTCATCGACGGTTCGAGCTCTGTCGGGGGTCTCACCATTGGTGATCAAATCCTTGCATCTTCTGCCGTTAGCGTTGACATTGGTGTAACCAATTACTTGTTGGCCAAGCTTCGAATGACTGCTGGTGCAAATGAACCAGTCAGAATTGCTCGAGTTCGCTTGTTCAACAACGGTACAACCGATGACAACGACATTCAGAACTACACGTTAGTTGCACCTGATGGCACCGTTCTCGCGACCGCCGCAGAGGCGTCGAACCGGTACATCACATTCACACTCACCACGCCTTACCAGATTGCAGAGGGTAATTCCCGCGATCTAGAAGTGCACGTTGATGTGAAGGATGGTTCTTCTCGCACAGCGCAGTTGAACATCCAAAACAACTACGATGTAGAAGTGTATGGGTTGGAAACTGGTTCTGGCCTTTTGCCGACCGCCGTTGCGAACGACACCTCGTTCCCAATTGGTGACACCTCTGGTCGTAACACATTGACGGTTCGCGCCGGTACGTTGACAGTCAACAAGGCTGCAACGTCACCATCCGGTGAAATTGGTAAGTCAACCCCAAACACCGTGCTCGCCATTTGGGAGCTCGAGGCCAAGGGTGAACCAATTGAATTGCAACGTGTTGACCTTGACCTCTTCACGAACTCCTCAAGCGGAGTTGCTGCCACCGACCTTACTGGAACTATCAAGCTCCAGACGACCGATGGCACAACATTAATGAGTTTTGCACCAACTGCTACAGATGGTGGTGAGCTCTTCGCCAGTGCTGTGGGTACTGACTCGCAGACCTTGTCGAACTACTTGACGATTCAATCAGGTCAAAAAGTGAAGATTCAGCTTGTTGTAGATACAGACTCTGACATCAGCACAGGCGAATCGCTTCGCGCTGGTATTGGTGACTTGTACTACAAGCAAACGACTTCAAACACCTACTCGACTGCTTCTGATGATGTTTTGGTAACTGGTAATCCTCTTACCGTTACAACAAACTCATTAACAGTGACATCGAACGGTGCGTACGCCAGCCAGAATATAACAGCTGGTCAGGCTGAGACTCGTCTTGGTTCGTTCCTTTTGAAGGCGAACAACGCAGAAGGCATCAACATTACAAGCATGGCTCTCCAGTTTAACGGAGCTGATGCTGTTGGTGTTACAGACATCTCGAACGTGAAGTTGAAGCGTGCTGACACCGGTGTACAAATCGGTAGCACGCTCGCAACCGTCGCTGACGTTGCTGGTGCCTCTAACACGTTTAGTGTTGCAGGTCAACTCAACATCGCGGCGAACGCTTCAGTGTTAGTTGATGTATACGGATCGATTGCTAGTGGTGCTTCAGATGGTGACGGTACAGGCGACACACTTGCTATCACGATTCCAGCAACTACTGGTATCTCTGGTGTAGGTGCTCAATCTGGTGCCACCATTCCAGCAAACAGTGCGGCTACGCTCCAGACCATCACTTTTGTGCAGTCTGGTACGTTGACTGTTGCTGTTGACCAATCTGGTGCTGCGTCTTCGCAGTTCTACACCACTGGTCTCTCTGGCGTTGAGATGGCTCGCGTTAAGCTCACCACCACAAACGAAGGTGCCAAACTCCAGAAACTCGAGCTCCGCTCGACCAATGGTACTGGCAACATCGACTCGGTGAAGCTTATGGGTACAGGTCTTACATCTGACCCAGTAACCAATCTGAGCTCTGGTCTTGCTACCTTTACGTTCTCGTCGGGCAGTGAAATCACTGTTCCTTCGAACAGTTCAAAGGTACTGACGGTTGTGATTAATACCACTCCGTTGCAGAGTCTCATTGGTGGTAACCTTGGCGTTCTCGGTTTTAACACCGCTGACGCTATTGGTGCCGATTCAGGTGTAGCCATACAAGAGCGAATTTCCGGCGGCACCGTATGTACCGCAGGTACTGCCTGTGGAACATTGGCTGCTGGTGACCTCGTCTACTTCACCGTTGCTGGAGACGGCGCGGCTGCAACTGACGACACACCGGGCTTTAAGCTCATCACAGCAGTTACTAGCAGCTCACTTATCGCTGCTGACTCCCTCACCCTCGAAGGAACAGCTGCGAACTCATGGGCAACAAGTGATTTGATCACTGAATTGCCAATGGTTGAGTCAGTTGCTGGTGATGGTAATGCCGGTGTTACTTACGCTATCGGTGATATCGTTTACGTCTATGACGCAGATGATAACGAGGCTGGCTTCAAGATTGTTACAACAGGAGTTGCTTCTGGCGATGCCCTTACTGGCTTGGCCTTTAGCCCTGCTGGTAGCGTGGCAATCGATGCAGCCGGTGATCGTGTTGTGAAGCTTACAAATGCTAATGCAATTGTTGGTAACACCATGCGTTACGAAGAAGTTGAACCTGTCATTACGCTTTCGGCATCGAGCCCATCAGGCACGACTTCACCGAACAGCGAACAGACTGTTGGTGTCTTCAATGTGAAGGCCGAAGGTGGCCGAGACATGACATTCAACGGTGTAACTGTTGAGAAGAACGGTTCTAACAGCCCAGAGCGCTACGTAACGAAGCTTTCCCTTTGGAATGGCTCGACGAAGCTTGCTGAGGTTGCGAACTCAACAGTAAGTGGTACGACAGCAGTTGGTATCACCAACGCTGACACCATCCTGAACCTTTGTTCGGGAACGTCAGACACCGCAGGTGAAATTGGTGGTATCACACAAGCTGAAGCCGACACCCTAGAGGCCGGCGACAGGGTTGTAATCGTTGATGGAACAAACACCAACACGGTTACAATTTCGGCGGTTACAGGCACGACGATTGCTGCTTGTAGCTCTGGTGCGCCAGCAACTGGTTACGCCATTACCTTTGATGGCACTGTAACAATCGCCGCGTCGGCGACAGTTGACTTCCGCAACAACCGTGTTCACTTCGACGCTAGCCAGGCCAACACCAACGACACTGCACTTGTTGAACAGACTGTCACTGCCGGTCAAACAATGACCCTCACAGTGAAGGCTGATACAAGCTCAGTGAAGACGGGAGCTGGGACAAGCACCATTACATTTGGTGTTAACATTCCAGGCTCAAATGGCCCACTTCAGGTCACTTCGACGCAGATCGAAGGTTTCAGCTGGGATTACTCCCCGTTGAACTCCAACGGTGCTGCGTCGTACAAGACGGAAGGGGATAGCTACCCGGTTATTGGCAACACCCTCAGCTACTAATAGCTAAGAGTGGAGGCGTTCGTTAAGAGCACCTCGTCAAGGAAAAGAGCCCCGAAAGGGGCTCTTTTCTATTGAGTTTAGTCTTGGTACACTGCTTAAACTATGAATAAAAAAATTATCATTCCAATTGCTTCAGCCCTTATTGTGCTGGGTTTTGCTGGGTTACTTCTATATCCCCGCTATGCTGAAAAAAAACAATTGCAGAATTGGCAGGAGCTAGCTGCCAAGCACCCACAAGGCGTGCAGCTGATGGAAGAAATAAAGCGTCGACAAGTCGAACTGAAGGATGATAATGCCGAAAATGATATCGCGGCAAATAACTATTTAGCCATCAGCATCTCAAACTTGGGTGATAAGACGGGTGCATTAAAGTATTACGAACGAGCGTTAAAACTTGATCCAAAAAGTCGGATTGCGCTCAACAACATAGCCAACGTCTATCAAGACCTATCGGATTGGAATAATGCCGAGGTCTACTTTAAGAAATTGATTACGGCGGAGCCTGGATATACACCGGCGTATCGTTCTCTTGCATATTTGTATCAGTACCGCTTCAACGACCCAGAAGAAAAAATTAAGGCGTTGATCGATCAAGGATTAGCCGCTAACCCCGACAATGGCGACCTTTTGTCTTGGATTATTTCGTACTATCAAGAGAAGCAAGAAAACGACAAAGCAGTGCCATACTCTCAGCGCTTGGTAGATTCCCTTAACAAGGCCGCTGCGACAGGAACGCAGGACAAAAACAATGTCGGTATACAAGTTGAATATAAATAGTTGTTACGGTTTTGTTAACACTAAAAGCAGCCTCACGGCTGCTTTTTTATTGGAAGCATTTTCTGACCCAAGTTTTCAGCCGTGCTATACTTCATAAACTATGAATTTTACACGGGCAGTCGTCATTAAACACATCGCGGTACTTACTGCAGCCTTTCTTTTTGCGTCTCCGGTGTTTGCCGCGTTTGACCCCAATGACGTTCACTACCCACAACAGTGGTATTTGCCGCAGGTTGGTATGCCGCTCGCGTGGGAGGTCACTACTGGTGGGCCAGACGTTGTCGTGGCGGTTATTGACACCGGGGTAGACATTTATCATCCGGATCTTCGAAATCAAATTTGGACAAACCCAGGTGAGATTCCTCACGACGGGAAGGACAATGATGGTAACGGATATGTGGATGACGTGAACGGCTGGGATTTTTTAACCAAAACAAATGACCCGCGACCAGAAGCAACACCACCATTTTCAAAAACTGCGCTGCATCACGGCACGGTGGTGGCCGGAATTATTGCGGCAGAAGGAAACAACAAAGAGGGGATAGCCGGCATAGCGTGGCGTAGCCGCATTATGCCGCTTCGCGTTTTAGATTCACACGGTGAAGGGGATGTGAATGTGGTGGTTGATGCGGTGGACTACGCAGTGAAAAACGGAGCAGATGTTATTAATCTCAGTTTTGTTGGCCCAGGGTATAGTAACCGTTTAAATGCGTCACTCAGAAAAGCGTATGAAGCCGGGGTGGTGATTGTGGTGGCGGCGGGAAACGAAACAGGCGGGAAAGATTTAACAACGTCGCCCCTGTATCCAGTGTGTTTTGATCAGGGCAGCACGGAAAATTGGATAATCGGGGTGTCGGCAACAGACACGCTTGATCAGCGCTACGTGAATGGTAATTACGGTAACTGCGTGGACATAATGGCTCCGGGCACCCTCTTCTTCAGTACACAGGTGTGGGACCTCGGTAAAGGCTTAGCCGAAGCTTATGGCGGACAATGGTCGGGCACTTCGGTGGCCGCACCCGTTGTGTCTGGGGTGGCGGCGCTTGTAAAAGCAACCCAACCAAAGCTGACCGCTCGTCAAATTATTGATGTTCTGCTCAAAAGCGCGGACGACATCAGTGCGTCGAATAGATTTATTAAAGATA
Coding sequences within:
- a CDS encoding tetratricopeptide repeat protein, with the translated sequence MNKKIIIPIASALIVLGFAGLLLYPRYAEKKQLQNWQELAAKHPQGVQLMEEIKRRQVELKDDNAENDIAANNYLAISISNLGDKTGALKYYERALKLDPKSRIALNNIANVYQDLSDWNNAEVYFKKLITAEPGYTPAYRSLAYLYQYRFNDPEEKIKALIDQGLAANPDNGDLLSWIISYYQEKQENDKAVPYSQRLVDSLNKAAATGTQDKNNVGIQVEYK
- a CDS encoding S8 family peptidase, producing MNFTRAVVIKHIAVLTAAFLFASPVFAAFDPNDVHYPQQWYLPQVGMPLAWEVTTGGPDVVVAVIDTGVDIYHPDLRNQIWTNPGEIPHDGKDNDGNGYVDDVNGWDFLTKTNDPRPEATPPFSKTALHHGTVVAGIIAAEGNNKEGIAGIAWRSRIMPLRVLDSHGEGDVNVVVDAVDYAVKNGADVINLSFVGPGYSNRLNASLRKAYEAGVVIVVAAGNETGGKDLTTSPLYPVCFDQGSTENWIIGVSATDTLDQRYVNGNYGNCVDIMAPGTLFFSTQVWDLGKGLAEAYGGQWSGTSVAAPVVSGVAALVKATQPKLTARQIIDVLLKSADDISASNRFIKDKIGVGRVNASRAVVGAQAPTGTPPKTSTIAGGRIVTVTGSSREPLLKIFSGAGQLVQSWSVYKDSFVAGGGVAVSENSRTVPETRGVNISAIIRGEQVVVVGEGVGGFGRLRVYDTAGTISSQWYAFDKAVRVPLSIAAGNLQGNGEGAIAIMPAAGGGPQVRIFNSTGKLLGQFFAYDKSLRGGFSVAVGDTDADGKAEIIVSSTTLNLPVRVFTAEGSLMNEWRPYPTYRGGVSVAAGDLDGNGEVSVITAPVSGGGPHVRLFDGRGKLLGQFFAFAESFRGGVSLAVGDTDSDGRDEIVAAPRSGGGPQVRIFSGQGKLLGQFFAYTQTLRTNIALTVLR